In Shewanella sp. VB17, a single genomic region encodes these proteins:
- a CDS encoding DUF484 family protein codes for MSKAPKDNTPAPFDESIIREFLLDNPDFFNRYPELLLAMRIPHAERGVVSLVERKQEIYRNRVQQLEEEITSLLGMASRNEMIYMFNTALSLKLLKCEDLRELRQELEVGLKSQFHFSHVRLIAVNDLDSKLSQFWSKRLYNGYYFGRLTIEESTKLFGVEVGSVALSRLSAQCGKMIFAIASQDAMHFHPEMDHLLLDQLKQLLDHLLLKF; via the coding sequence ATGAGTAAAGCGCCAAAAGATAACACGCCTGCTCCATTTGATGAGAGTATTATTCGCGAATTCTTATTGGATAATCCTGACTTTTTTAATCGCTATCCTGAATTGTTATTGGCAATGCGTATTCCGCATGCAGAGCGTGGTGTCGTTTCATTAGTTGAGAGAAAACAGGAAATATATCGCAATAGAGTTCAACAATTAGAAGAAGAAATTACTTCATTATTAGGTATGGCTTCACGTAATGAAATGATTTATATGTTCAATACTGCACTGTCTCTTAAATTACTTAAGTGTGAAGATCTTAGAGAGCTTAGGCAAGAACTTGAAGTAGGATTAAAATCGCAGTTTCATTTTAGTCATGTGCGCTTGATTGCAGTTAATGATCTGGATAGTAAATTATCACAGTTTTGGAGCAAACGTCTTTATAATGGGTACTATTTCGGACGTTTAACCATCGAGGAGTCGACAAAATTATTTGGTGTCGAAGTCGGCTCTGTCGCGCTGTCACGCTTATCTGCACAATGTGGGAAAATGATTTTTGCTATTGCTAGTCAAGACGCTATGCATTTTCATCCTGAGATGGATCATCTGCTGTTGGACCAACTTAAACAGCTTTTGGATCATTTGTTGCTTAAATTTTAG